DNA from Agathobaculum sp. NTUH-O15-33:
GCTCGCTCCTTACAAGTTCATTATTATCCTTTTGTCTCGGAATGTCAATGCCCTTTTTTCACTTTTCTTCTTTTCATGAATGCTGCACAAACCGGCTGCACTCTTTTTATATAAAACAGCAACGGCGCGTTGCAAAATAAAAGAATGTTCCAAATCCTTGTCATTCTGAGGAGCGAAGCGACGAGGAATCTCGCGCGAACGCGCGAAACCCACGTAAAATCCGCGCATTCGCGCGAGATTCTTCACTTCGTTCAGAATGACATACGAAAATTCTTCTATTCTGCAACGCGCCGTTGTTTTATTTCCGTTTATTCCGCGGCGGCAGCGTCGCCTTCGGCGGGCGTTTCAGCCGGAGCGTCCTCCGCGCCGGTCTGCTCGGCCGGCTTCTTGATCGGCGCATAGTCGTACACGGTCTGATAAGTGACCTTGTCGTACTCGTCCGTCGTCTGCACATCGGCCTCGCTCACCCACTGGTTGAGCAGCTCGTCGATATTCTTGCCCATGCCCATCACGATCGCGGAACGGTAGTTTTCCAGTTCGCCGTCATAATCGACCGGGATGCGCTTGATGATGTGATAGCCGTAATCCGTCTGCACCAGACCGGAGGTCTCGCCCTCGCCCAACGCCTTCGCGGCCTCGTAGAATGCGGGCATCATATCGCCTTCGGTGAAGATATAGCCGTCCGGATTACCGGCAAGGCCGGAATCCTCGCTCTTTTCGTTCATTACGGTATCAAAATCCTCGCCGCCGTTCAGGCGGTCCAGCACCGCTTGCGCTTCGGCCTTGGCCTCTTCCTCGGTGCGGATCTGGTTGCCCTGCGCATCCATGGTCTGGATCAGGATGTGCTTGGCGGCCAGATAGTTATCCTTAAAGTACTGCATCAGCTCTTCATCGCTGGGCAGGGCCACGCCGTTTTCGCCGAAATAGTATTCGTTCAGCTTGGAGAAGCAAGCCGAGGATACCATATAGTTATCATAGAACTGATCGGAAAAGCCAAACTGCGCGATGCGGTCCAGATATTCCTGCTTGCCGCCCGCGTTTTTGATTGCGACGCGGCGGTCGTCGCTCAGCTTCTTCTTGTCCCGCGCGCTCAGGGTAAGGCCGGCTTCGTTGAACTTCTCCTGCACGACGCGGACAAACACAGCCTGACTTCTTGCCATCTCAGGCATGGCGGGGCCCATCATGGCGGCGGCGTCCGGGTCGTCCCACATGCCGGTCATGCCGTAGGCCGCGTACATCTGCTCATAGTACTTCATCATATACAGCATATAGCTCGCGAATTCATCCGCCTTGACCTCGCTGCCGTTTACGGTCATCACGACCGGGGAATCGCTTTTGTTTTCGCGGTAATCCACCGCATAAGCCTGTGTATACGCCACGGTAGCGCCCAGCGATACACAAAGCATGATCGCCAAAGACACAATACGCTTTCCAATTTGCTTCATGAAATCAGACTCTCCTTATTCATACCTAAATCCCGATATAAAAGTAATATTCGGTTGCACACTTCGGTTATTATAGCACCACGACACGCAAAACACAAGTATGGACACAAAATCATCACAATTTGCGAGCTGCCGGACGGACGCCGCGACCCCAATATTTCGACTTGCAAAGAATTTTTCCGCTCCACCAAACCAAAAGCACCACATAATGTGAATTATGTGGTGCTTTTATTGATAACTCAGTAGCATTGTAGCATAATCCTTCCAATATAGCAATGGGTATTTCTCTTTATTTTGTGGAAACCCCACAAAGCTAAATGCAAATTTCAGAAGTCAAAAGTATCTTGTAATAGAAAAAACACCACATAATTCACATTATGTGGTAGACAACCATTTTTGGGGGGCGATGCCGTCTGACACTCACAAGAAGGGACAAAACAAAAAAATTCAGAACGGAGTGATTCAATGAAGTTACACAGAAAACTGGCCGGGCTGGTCTCGGCCGCGGTCGTGCTGTCCTCGCTGAGCGTGGGCGCGTTCGCCGCTTCGCCGTCGGACTTTGCCGACATGCCGAGCGACTGGTCGCGCCCCGCCTTGGAAAACGCGATTAACAACGGCCTGCTGAACGGTTCGGACGGCAAGATCAACGCCTCCGGCCTGCTCACCCGCGCGGAGCTGGCCGCCATCGTCAACCGCGCCTTCGGCGCGACCAAGACGGCGGATATTTCCGCCTATACCGATGTTCCGGCGAGCGCTTGGTACTATGCGGATATGCAAAAGGCCGTACATATGGGCACCTTTGAGGGCTCGAACGGCAAGCTCAGCCCGGCCAGCGCCATCACCCGGCAGGAAGCGTTCACCGTGCTGGCGCGCGCGTTCAGCCTAGCGGACGGCAGCGCTTCTTCCCTCTCGAAGTTCTCGGACGCTTCGGCTGTTTCCTCGTGGGCCAAGGGCCCGGTCGCGGCGCTTACCGAGGCGGGTTATGTGAACGGTTCGGGCGGCAAACTCAATCCGACCGCTTCGATCACCCGCGCGGAGTTCGCGCAGATCGCGGACAACCTCGTTTCCGCCTACCTGCCCAAGGAATACACGGGCACGGCGGACGGCAACGCGATGGTGCGTGAAGCGGGCGCGGTGCTCGACAAGGCCGACATCAAGGGCGATCTGATCCTTGGCGACGGCGTGGACGATGGCAACGTCACCATTCGGGACAGTAAGGTTGCCGGCCGTCTGGTCGTGCGCGGCGGCGGCGTACACTCGATCATTATTTCCGGCTCGACCGAGATCGGCACGGTCGTTGTTTCCAAGGTCGACGGCAACGTGCGCGTCGCGACCGAGGGCAACGCCAAGGTGCAGACCATCGTCGTGGACGACGGTAAGGACGATGTGATCATCGAAGGCACGGTAGGCAAGGTCGAAATCGCATCGGCCAACGTGCCGGTCGTGCTGCAAAACGCCAAGGTGGACGAGGTCGTCGTCTCCGCGGCCGGTGCGGATGTGACCGTGGACAAAAACTCCACCGTCAAGACCGTTACCGTGGACAGTGCCGCCGCGAACACGGCGCTGACCGTAGCGGGCAAGGTCGATACCGTGGCCGTACAGGGCGACAACACGACTGTGACCGCCGAAAAGGGCGCGACGATCGCCAAGGTACAGACCGCCGCCGCGAACACCGAAGTCAAGGGCGACGGCAAGGTGACCAAGGTAGAGGCGCAGGCAGGCTCGACCGGCGCGAAGGTAACGACCCCCGGCACCTCCATCACCGTTGATAAGGGCGCGGACGCGGTCAAGACCGATAAGGGCACGGTAGAACCCGGCAAGACCGGTTCGACCAGCGGCACGACCACCGGCGGCGGTGGCGGTGGCGGCGGTGGTTCGTCCACCACGACGGAAACGCTTGAGGGTTATCTCCCCGCTCCGCTGGCCGACGGCGCTGTAACGGATTATAAGGTAGATGTGACCAAGACCTCGAACCGTGATTATATCGACGTTAAGGTGAGCGGCACCAACCTGCAATATTCGCTGAACGCGGACACGACCTATCATCTGAACGACGATACCACCGCTGTCGGCGGCTTCTGGGCTGGCGTTGCGGTACCCGTTCCGGAAAAGGCTGATGCCGCGCATACACAGTTTAGCTGGACGGCCAAAGACTGGGCGGACGCGGAGACTTCTGCGCGTGCGTTTAAGGCAATAGACGGCCAAAGCTATGTTGTGGTGTACAGCGACTTGAGCATGACAGATAAGGCCGACCACCTGCAAATCGTCTGGAAGGACGCCGAGGGCAAGGAACTTTCGACCCAAAAATTTGTTCTGGATTATTCCGGTGTGACCGTCGATAAAGCAAGCAAGCCCGTTGCAGTCACGTGGACTATTGGCGAGGTGCTGGTCAAGACCGACTGGGTACGTACTGGCACCGTGGCGACCCTGCCCACCGATGCGGAACTTGCCTCGGCTGGGATAACTGTTCCAGAAGGGCAACAACTTGTTTGGTTCCTAAACGGCGAAATCTACAAGGATACCGCGATTGCCGATACCTCCGCGATCGTCGGCGTGATCGGTTCGGACAAGTTTTCCGGTGGCAACGGCACGGCAGACTATCCCTATATCGTGATGACTGCTGATCAATTTGCAGAGATCGCTAGCCTTTCGGAAGATATGAAAAGCAACGCTCTATCCTTTAAATTAGGCGCGGATGTTGACCTTTCGGCAGTGGACAAAACCTTTAACATCCCCTATTTCGCGGGTTCTTTTGATGGTAACGGACACAAGCTGACCGTGGATAAGGCCAATTATAAGCAGAACACCGAATTGTTCGAAATCGCGTTTAACGCTGTTTTCAAGGATTTGACACTGGATTATGTGGATACGCCCTATTCTTTGATCGGTTACGCAAAGGGAGACAGTATTCAGTTTGTCAACGTGGATGTTGAGGGCCGTATGAATTTTGGCGCCAGCAATAACTCCACCGCTTACATCTGGCTCACGCTTGCCGCACGAACCAGCTTTGAGGATTGCGATAACCGTGCGGCTCTGACCAATACCGATAACTCCGACACCAAAAAAGGTACCCTGGAACGCTGTATTTGTAGGCGGCTCTGTGGCTTCGGCAATATCTTTTAAGGACTGCAACAACTACGGAGACCTCAACATGCAGTTTGCAAGCGTATTCTATTGCA
Protein-coding regions in this window:
- a CDS encoding peptidylprolyl isomerase, whose product is MKQIGKRIVSLAIMLCVSLGATVAYTQAYAVDYRENKSDSPVVMTVNGSEVKADEFASYMLYMMKYYEQMYAAYGMTGMWDDPDAAAMMGPAMPEMARSQAVFVRVVQEKFNEAGLTLSARDKKKLSDDRRVAIKNAGGKQEYLDRIAQFGFSDQFYDNYMVSSACFSKLNEYYFGENGVALPSDEELMQYFKDNYLAAKHILIQTMDAQGNQIRTEEEAKAEAQAVLDRLNGGEDFDTVMNEKSEDSGLAGNPDGYIFTEGDMMPAFYEAAKALGEGETSGLVQTDYGYHIIKRIPVDYDGELENYRSAIVMGMGKNIDELLNQWVSEADVQTTDEYDKVTYQTVYDYAPIKKPAEQTGAEDAPAETPAEGDAAAAE
- a CDS encoding S-layer homology domain-containing protein, with protein sequence MKLHRKLAGLVSAAVVLSSLSVGAFAASPSDFADMPSDWSRPALENAINNGLLNGSDGKINASGLLTRAELAAIVNRAFGATKTADISAYTDVPASAWYYADMQKAVHMGTFEGSNGKLSPASAITRQEAFTVLARAFSLADGSASSLSKFSDASAVSSWAKGPVAALTEAGYVNGSGGKLNPTASITRAEFAQIADNLVSAYLPKEYTGTADGNAMVREAGAVLDKADIKGDLILGDGVDDGNVTIRDSKVAGRLVVRGGGVHSIIISGSTEIGTVVVSKVDGNVRVATEGNAKVQTIVVDDGKDDVIIEGTVGKVEIASANVPVVLQNAKVDEVVVSAAGADVTVDKNSTVKTVTVDSAAANTALTVAGKVDTVAVQGDNTTVTAEKGATIAKVQTAAANTEVKGDGKVTKVEAQAGSTGAKVTTPGTSITVDKGADAVKTDKGTVEPGKTGSTSGTTTGGGGGGGGGSSTTTETLEGYLPAPLADGAVTDYKVDVTKTSNRDYIDVKVSGTNLQYSLNADTTYHLNDDTTAVGGFWAGVAVPVPEKADAAHTQFSWTAKDWADAETSARAFKAIDGQSYVVVYSDLSMTDKADHLQIVWKDAEGKELSTQKFVLDYSGVTVDKASKPVAVTWTIGEVLVKTDWVRTGTVATLPTDAELASAGITVPEGQQLVWFLNGEIYKDTAIADTSAIVGVIGSDKFSGGNGTADYPYIVMTADQFAEIASLSEDMKSNALSFKLGADVDLSAVDKTFNIPYFAGSFDGNGHKLTVDKANYKQNTELFEIAFNAVFKDLTLDYVDTPYSLIGYAKGDSIQFVNVDVEGRMNFGASNNSTAYIWLTLAARTSFEDCDNRAALTNTDNSDTKKGTLERCICRRLCGFGNIF